One region of Podospora bellae-mahoneyi strain CBS 112042 chromosome 1 map unlocalized CBS112042p_1.2, whole genome shotgun sequence genomic DNA includes:
- a CDS encoding uncharacterized protein (EggNog:ENOG503NZE3; COG:S), with protein sequence MDRFHQINPFAKRDSHTTTSITTYKVLSLLTWLLSVVTTVYYDTHAPADGKYLGGNIWHQNYHHYSGFTQNAVITSIYFVVMFILQLIYTSHLFSSDATIVNAAASVGSHFILNNLLHFAWVMLFVRSHFVWSEIILIINFFNLSSLYFRHATYTKLIHAGAVSWPLAWTFVAIYWNGAIMVPHQHSLVARIFANVFIWSLLGYGLFFIFLYKDYTMGFALSVLSASLGVAQFFRQIIAFQWIFAFTIMSVLFVATVLVAVPAWTGREDFFGNRREPVGDAERAPLLADN encoded by the exons ATGGATCGCTTCCACCAAA TTAACCCGTTCGCCAAGCGTGACTCCCACACTACAACCTCCATCACGACCTACAAGGTCCTCTCACTTCTCACCTGGCTCTTGTCCGTCGTCACCACCGTTTACTACGATACCCATGCGCCTGCCGACGGAAAATACCTTGGGGGTAACATTTGGCACCAGAACTATCATCACTACTCTGGCTTCACCCAAAATGCAGTCATTACCTCCATCTACTTTGTCGTCATGTTTATCCTCCAGTTGATCTATACCTctcacctcttctcctctgaTGCCACAATCGTCAACGCCGCGGCTTCCGTCGGCAGCCATTTcattctcaacaacctcctccattTCGCCTGGGTTATGCTCTTTGTCCGGTCGCACTTTGTCTGGTCTGAGATCATCTTGATCATCAACTTCTTCAACCTGTCAAGCTTGTACTTCCGCCATGCGACTTACACCAAGCTTATCCACGCAGGAGCTGTGAGCTGGCCCTTGGCCTGGACGTTTGTGGCGATCTACTGGAATGGAGCGATCATGGTTCCCCATCAGCATAGTCTTGTTGCCAGGATCTTTGCCAATGTCTTTATTTGGAGCTTGTTGGGCTATGGCTTGTTCTTCATCTTTTTATACAAG GACTACACCATGGGGTTTGCTCTCAGTGTCTTGTCAGCTTCCCTGGGCGTCGCGCAGTTTTTCAGACAGATCATTGCGTTCCAGTGGATCTTTGCATTCACCATCATGTCGGTGCTGTTTGTGGCTACTGTGTTGGTTGCCGTGCCGGCTTGGACTGGGCGGGAAGACTTCTTCGGCAATAGGAGAGAGCCTGTTGGAGATGCCGAGAGAGCGCCTCTGTTGGCTGACAATTAG